A genomic stretch from Salvelinus namaycush isolate Seneca chromosome 25, SaNama_1.0, whole genome shotgun sequence includes:
- the LOC120020304 gene encoding desmoglein-1-alpha-like produces MARVETVVILLTFILTFICVVAVESGGLNLRRQKREWIIPPKKLKENVDYTNKEYIAKIRSDEQYTSRVRYSLTGIGANQQPMNLFTVNPDKGLVRINGILDREETASYHLLGVAKYNNGTRAEKDIELNIFVEDQNDCSPVFGFGQSGSVNESSATETVVMKVTATDADEVNTLHSQIYYSIVEKSASNKMFNIDCQTGEILVHRTTLDRETQDTYTLTVKGSDMNGAFGGNTGTAEVVIKILDINDNIPTLEKESYEGRVEENTVGVEVLRIKAIDLDLMYTENWLSVFTIVTGNEAGYFNITTDAKTNEGIIWITKALDYEELKVLNLAIRVSNKAEYYFGSSSTSGSIGGGVMGEAITGGGKTYPIKINVINQKEGPKFKPTVKVVTISEDSSLVTINKVITTYTAIDSDTLQIATNVRYAKIYDEDHWLIIDEKTAEIKLNKLPDRESKYLVNGTYYAKIIAITTDLPSKTATGTIAIQVEDFNDHCPTLTATTTTMCLGDTAVYVTAVDGDAFPNGAPFKFRVIQDDTKQKWMVEHLNATTAILRDHAHMWPGHYKVAVEIHDQQGKACADIQILNVVVCTCDQVNKVCFERRTGTDVTLGAPAILLLLLGLLLLLLVPLLLLFCLCGGAAAIGDFKPIPFDTKEHLIAYHTEGQGEDKEVPLLNVPVEMEHGPIKTGNVVKYGGNTGFIGRIGAIEGAAGGVSGDGFTSSSMFTGAHQHYHGFHQPSGRLEVDYGMGGGIMTEHHEHSMFSRLPAGAYDGMALSEEVLEEYYSAKANHTAQIDQQRDALLIYDYEGQGSPVGSVGCCSLLGADDDLDFLTDLGPKFKTLAQICQGSIAMEAETVNVSVSPTHPRPTTSTHTEVSRNALNVNTLNTSVTTSTPLQESLITRDQGSVTIPRSHIQENVVIPRQTVLIQQPTMYYAAAPTMYMVEPQPQLLLVEQRGGGGYVHSQQAAGHVGVGTGQGMVQAGGLHGSRGMLLVEKQMGVGGGGGGHGHVIMGGGQFLQGAGQTITGGGHVITETSQTITQGGQILQGAGQTMIGGGHLSPGGSFSQGSRKVLVVESGSGPASAVGGSAGLWAPQVTLQRGQGSSSTFSSGGHSVEVRGQRGASTLTSSSLCGSMGSNQAPAAAVTVTTTPMPTAAPRSSSHTTVVQEKKSSVTEKYIETSTIA; encoded by the exons ATGGCCCGTGTAGAAACTGTTGTTATATTGTTGACGTTCATACTAACG TTTATATGTGTGGTGGCAGTAGAAAGCGGCGGGCTGAACCTGAGAAGACAGAAGAGAGAATGGATCATTCCTCCTAAGAAGTTGAAGGAGAATGTAGATTACACAAACAAGGAGTACATCGCAAAG ATTCGTTCTGATGAGCAGTACACGTCAAGAGTGAGGTACTCACTGACCGGGATCGGTGCAAACCAACAACCCATGAACTTATTCACCGTCAACCCAGATAAAGGCCTTGTCAGAATCAACGGCATTCTGGACAGAGAGGAGACCGCTTCCTACCAT TTACTTGGAGTAGCGAAGTACAACAATGGAACCCGTGCAGAGAAGGACATTGAACTGAATATTTTCGTTGAGGACCAGAATGACTGCTCACCAGTGTTCGGTTTTGGCCAATCTGGATCCGTCAATGAGTCCAGTGCTACAG AGACCGTTGTCATGAAAGTGACTGCCACAGATGCGGATGAAGTGAACACTCTACACTCTCAGATTTACTACAGCATAGTGGAGAAGAGTGCTTCAAATAAGATGTTCAACATTGACTGCCAGACTGGAGAGATACTGGTTCACAGGACTACACTGgacagagag ACTCAAGACACCTACACCCTGACTGTAAAAGGTTCAGACATGAACGGAGCATTCGGAGGAAACACAGGAACAGCAGAAGTTGTGATTAAAATCCTGGACATCAATGACAACATCCCCACCCTGGAGAAAGAATCT TACGAGGGCAGGGTGGAGGAGAACACGGTCGGTGTGGAAGTACTGAGGATCAAAGCCATTGATCTGGATCTGATGTACACTGAGAACTGGCTGTCTGTGTTCACCATCGTCACAGGCAATGAGGCCGGCTACTTCAACATCACTACAGACGCTAAGACCAACGAAGGCATTATATGGATAACGAAG GCACTGGACTATGAGGAGCTGAAAGTGCTCAACCTTGCCATACGTGTTTCCAACAAAGCAGAGTACTACTTTGGCTCCTCCTCTACGAGTGGATCCATAGGAGGAGGGGTTATGGGAGAAGCTATCACGGGCGGTGGTAAGACCTACCCCATCAAGATTAACGTGATCAACCAGAAAGAGGGCCCCAAATTCAAGCCAACGGTTAAAGTGGTGACCATCTCTGAGGACTCCAGCTTGGTCACCATTAACAAGGTTATCACTACCTACACAGCCATCGACAGCGACACATTACAGATCGCTACCAATGTCAG GTATGCCAAAATATATGACGAAGACCACTGGCTGATCATCGATGAAAAGACAGCAGAGATCAAGCTGAACAAACTGCCTGATCGGGAGTCCAAATACTTGGTCAATGGAACATACTACGCCAAGATAATAGCCATCACAACGG ATCTGCCATCCAAAACGGCCACAGGGACAATAGCCATCCAGGTGGAAGACTTTAACGACCACTGTCCCACGCTGACAGCTACGACTACGACCATGTGTCTGGGGGATACCGCTGTGTACGTCACGGCTGTGGATGGGGATGCCTTCCCCAACGGAGCTCCCTTCAAGTTCAGAGTGATTCAGGACGACACCAAACAGAAGTGGATGGTGGAGCACCTCAATG CCACCACTGCCATTTTACGAGACCATGCCCACATGTGGCCAGGTCACTACAAGGTTGCAGTGGAGATCCATGACCAGCAGGGGAAGGCCTGTGCTGACATTCAGATTCTGAACGTGGTTGTGTGCACCTGTGATCAGGTCAATAAGGTCTGCTTCGAACGTAGGACGGGCACGGACGTCACGTTAGGAGCGCCTGCCATCCTGCTGCTCCTCCTGggcctcctgctgctgctgc TGGTTCCTCTCCTGCTGCTGTTCTGTCTATGTGGAGGAGCGGCGGCCATTGGAGACTTTAAGCCCATCCCGTTTGACACTAAAGAACACCTGATTGCATATCACACTGAAGGACAAGGAGAAGACAAG GAAGTTCCTCTCCTGAACGTTCCCGTGGAGATGGAGCATGGCCCCATCAAAActgggaatgtagtgaagtacgGGGGAAATACGGGATTCATAGGAAGAATAGGGGCGATAGAAGGAGCTGCAGGAGGCGTGTCAGGGGACGGCTTCACCTCATCCTCAATGTTCACAGGAGCGCACCAACATTACCATGGCTTCCACCAGCCCAGTGGCAGATTAGAGGTGGACTACGGCATGGGCGGAGGAATCATGACAGAACATCATGAACACTCAATGTTCTCCAGATTACCTGCTGGTGCTTACGATGGGATGGCACTCTCTGAGGAAGTCCTAGAGGAGTACTACTCTGCA AAGGCCAATCACACTGCGCAGATCGACCAACAGAGAGATGCCCTGCTGATTTACGACTATGAAGGTCAGGGGTCACCGGTTGGGTCTGTGGGCTGCTGCAGCCTACTGGGGGCTGATGATGACTTGGACTTCCTCACCGACCTGGGGCCCAAGTTCAAGACCCTGGCCCAGATCTGCCAGGGGTCGATAGCTATGGAGGCGGAGACTGTCAATGTGTCTGTGTCACCCACTCATCCTAGACCTACCACATCCACTCACACAGAGGTCAGCAGAAATGCTCTCAATGTCAATACCCTGAACACCTCAGTCACCACCTCCACCCCCCTACAGGAGAGCCTGATTACTCGGGACCAGGGATCGGTCACCATCCCCAGGTCTCATATCCAGGAGAACGTGGTGATCCCCAGGCAGACCGTCCTCATCCAGCAGCCCACCATGTACTATGCCGCTGCCCCCACCATGTACATGGTGGAGCCTCAGCCCCAGTTGTTGCTGgtggagcagagaggaggaggtggttaTGTCCATTCCCAGCAGGCGGCAGGCCATGTGGGGGTAGGGACCGGTCAGGGGATGGTGCAGGCAGGAGGGCTCCATGGTTCTCGGGGTATGCTGCTAGTAGAGAAGCAGATGGGagtgggtggtggtgggggaggcCATGGTCATGTCATTATGGGCGGAGGCCAGTTCTTACAGGGAGCCGGCCAAACTATTACTGGGGGAGGTCACGTTATTACAGAGACGAGCCAAACCATTACGCAGGGAGGCCAGATTCTACAGGGGGCAGGGCAGACCATGATTGGAGGAGGCCATCTCTCGCCAGGAGGAAGCTTCTCACAGGGTTCTAGGAAAGTGCTGGTTGTTGAGAGCGGGTCCGGGCCAGCCTCGGCAGTAGGGGGCAGTGCAGGCTTATGGGCACCCCAGGTCACCCTGCAGAGAGGCCAGGGGTCGTCCTCCACCTTTTCCTCAGGTGGTCATAGTGTAGAGGTGAGAGGTCAGAGGGGTGCTTCCACCTTGACCTCCAGCTCCCTGTGTGGCTCGATGGGGTCAAATCAGGCCCCTGCTGCTGCTGTCACAGTCACCACCACACCCATGCCCACGGCTGCACCACGTAGCAGCAGCCACACCACTGTGGTGCAAGAGAAGAAATCTTCTGTCACTGAGAAATACATTGAGACCAGTACTATAGCGTAG